GATCATTTCGGCACGCTTCGGCTGCGGCAGATGCTCGAACTTGTCCTCGATGGCGTATTCGGTCTCGACGATCTTCTCGCCGCCGCGCACCCGGGCCAGCACATCGGGCAGCCGGTGATAGGTCTGCGGGCCGATGACCAGATCGACAGCAGGCGAACGGCGGATGATTTCCGCGCCTTCGGCCTGCGCGACGCAACCGGCGACGCCGATCAGCATTTCGCGCCCAACTGCTGCGCGTTCAGCCTTCATGTCGCGGATGCGGCCGAGCTCGGAATAGACCTTTTCCGCCGCCTTCTCCCTGATATGGCAGGTGTTGAGCAGCACCAGATCGGCGTCGGCGATGACATCGGTCGCGGTGTAGCCGTCGGCGGCCAGCGCATCGGTCATGCGCTGTGAGTCATAGACATTCATCTGGCAGCCATAGGTCTTGACGAAGACCTTTTTGGCCGGGGCGGACGCCGCAGCCGCGCTTTGCGAGGCGCTGTCGGTTTCGTTCCGCTCTATCGTGTTCAAATCCATCCGGCGGCTTCTAACGCCTTTCCGTGACAAAAAACAGACGATTCTCGGGCATCGGCCTGTAGGCGCCCGGCCTGCGCTAGCGGCTCGGTCGGGGATCGGCGAGCGCGGCCTGCATCATGGCGCGCACCTTGCTTTCCATCAGCCTCGACGTTTCCTTGCGGTTCGAGCCCTTGGAAAAGGCGATTGGCTCGCCGAAATGCACCTCGACGTCAATGGCGCCTTCGGCCATCAGCACCTTGAGATGCGGCACCAGGTCCTGATCGCCGATCCAGGCAGCGAGCGGCCGGTGGCGGCGGCCGAGGGGCACGCCGTGCACCCGCGTGTAGGCAATCGCCAGCGGCTGGATGAAGACCTGCTCGGCCGCGCCTTCCGAAATCGCCATCGAGGCGGCGCCGAACAAGGTGCTCTTGAACGGCAGGATGGTGTTGCCGTCGCCGGTAGAGCCCTCGGCAAACAGCACCATGGCGTCGCCCTTGGCCATGCGGCTGGCGATCTCGCTGGCCTGGTCGCCAGCTGTCCGCTTGCGCTCGCGTTCGATGAAGACCGTACGCTGCAGTTTC
This region of Mesorhizobium sp. C432A genomic DNA includes:
- a CDS encoding lysophospholipid acyltransferase family protein, encoding MIGKIRIFLALSLVVVGSLVLVPLQLLSMKTGIWRETVILKVWHSLIVRTLGLRIHVKGALSSQRPLLVASNHISWTDIMVLGSFADVTFIARADMEGWPLIGWLSKLQRTVFIERERKRTAGDQASEIASRMAKGDAMVLFAEGSTGDGNTILPFKSTLFGAASMAISEGAAEQVFIQPLAIAYTRVHGVPLGRRHRPLAAWIGDQDLVPHLKVLMAEGAIDVEVHFGEPIAFSKGSNRKETSRLMESKVRAMMQAALADPRPSR